Within Limisphaerales bacterium, the genomic segment GTGTTCATCGATTCCTCGCACATCATCCGCCCGCAAGGCGATGTGCTCACCGAATACCTGCAAATCCTCCCGCGCCTCCCCAAAGGCGTGTGGGTGCACGTGCACGACATCGCCACCCCGATGGATTACCCCACCCCGCTCATCGTCGACCAAATCAAACTCTGGAACGAACAATACCTCCTCGAAGCCTTTTTAACACACAACCGCGATTGGAAAATCCGTTGGATGATGAATCACCTTTTGCACACCCACCCCGAGGCGGTTCATCAAAAATGCCCCATCACCGCCGAGGCGATGACAAAGGGCGAAGGCCCACGTGGCGCGTGTTTTTGGATGGAGAAGGTGGATTAGATTTCCGTCAATCGGCGGAATTGGTGCACGAATGTTTCGGGCAAGAATTTTTCGCGGAAACTTTTCTCGGTTTCACGTTCTTCATCGGTCAACAAATGGCGTCCCTCCATCGCGGCCCGCAGGGTATTGATAAGATTTTCGATGGCGGTTGCATCGTCCGTGCGGATTTTGGTGGAGTGGGCCAGCGGATAACCGTTAACCACTTCGGGGATGGCACCGGATTGGCTGGCGACGATGGCGCGTTCCAAGAGGCGGGCTTCGAGAGCGGTGCGACAGAGACTTTCTTCCACGCGGGAGGGACAGACGACGAGGTCGTGTTGGGAAATTAATTTTGGTACATCGACGTGGGCGACGTGTTGAAGCAGATGAATGTTGTCGCCCGTGGCGCGTTCCACTTCGGGGCGCAGCGGGCCGTCCATTCCGAGGATGGAAAGAGTGGCGTGGGGTTGGAGTTTGCGCCACGCGGCAAGGAGGAGGTCGATGCCTTTCTCGGCAGACAAGCGACCGTAAAATAAAACCTTCGCGGGGCCATCGGTCGCGACTGCCCGTGATGGGGGTCGTAAAAAATAATCTTCCACGGGCTGATACAGCGTGGTGAATTTGTCATCATCATTCCCATCGCCCGCGAAGGCGCGGCAGCGATCGGTGATGAAATCGGAAACACCGGCCACGCGCGTGCTGGCGGCGAGGGCTTTTTTCCACGGAGCATCGCGGCCGCGCAGCCACACGTTGATCAAAGGTGCAAGCTTGGCGCGGGTGGCGGTGGCGTCCATTCGTTTGGGGACGACTTCCTGGCACCACGTGAAGAGCGGTTTGTCGGCAGCATCGGCGAGGGCATGCGCGAGGACGATCGCGTTCATATCCGGGCAGAAAATCGCATCGTAATTTTCCGGGCGCACCCCGGCGTTTTGAGCGGCGCGGAAGAGTGATCGGTCGAGCATCCGGTTTGGTAGAAATAAAATGGTACGCTTAAACGCCTGCGCGTTTTGCGAACACCAGCGCGGCAGGGTGATGCGGTGCATTCCCGGCTCACCCCGATCCGGCCCGCCGGCGAGGCACAGCACCTCCACCTCCCACCCCGCGCACCGCCGCAACAACGCCGCCGCCTCACGCGCGACCATCTCGGCCCCGCCGTGGTCGTGCTCATAAAAAAATGAAACCAGCAGGAGGCGCATTAGGTTGTTGGTGAAAATTCCGCCACCCACAGGCCGTTGGCGTAGGGGAACGGGTGGCCATATTTTGTGCCGACGGCTTCGGTTTGTGAGGCTTCGCGCCATTCGCGGCGGCGATGGCGCAGGAGGAAATGCGCTTGGTTGGCGGCGAGTTTGTTGTTGGCGATGAGTTCGTCCAAGGCGGGATTGTACCCGAGCGGCACGGTGATGACGAGGCGTCCATCGGGCGCGAGCAACGCGCGGCAGGCGGCGATGGCGGCTTGGATTTTTTCCTGGGAATCGCCGCCATCATCATCGAAGCCGATGTGTTCAAAGGTGGAAATGGAAAGGATGACCGCGAATCGCTCGTCAGTTTCCCATTCGGTGATGTCTTCGTTAATGACATTTGGAGCGGTTTCGTATTTGTCGATGACAGTGTGAGTATGCGGGCCGTAATGGCCGAGAACGTTTCCGATTTCCAAAATCGGGCCGTCGGTTTGGGCGAGGTGCCAACGGGCGATTGGGATTTCGGCGCAGCGTTCGTTGCTCCACGTGACGTTGTAGTTTTCGTAAACGCATAGGAGGCGTTCGTCGCGATAATCAAATTCCCGCGGGCGGAGGAAGGGCCGCACGATCGGCGAGGCGAGTTTGCGCAGGGGGAGCAGAAAAATTTCACGCCAGCCAAAGCGCTTGGCGAACCATCGCACTTTGCCGGTGAGGCCGCTGTAAAGATGAGCGCTCATTCGTCGTCGTCATCAATATCGGATTCGTCGTCGTCATCGCCCCAATCCATTTCACCGCCGTTTGCCCAGGCTTCGAGTTGGTCGCAGGCGGCGGGGAGCACTTGATCCCAATGAAATTCCTTGGCGCGGTCGCGGGCGGCGATGCGCCAATCCTGATACGCGCCGTCGTGGCATTGCACGTCGGCGATCATCGCGGCGAGTGCGGTGGGGGATTCTTCGTCGGTCACGAGGCCGGTTTGGCGGTGCAAGGTGGATTCCACCAAACCGGGCGTGGGATACACAATGGCCGGCGTGCCGAGAGCGTTGGCCTCGATGACGTTGAGCCCCCAACCTTCGCGCAGAGAAGTGTGCAGCAAAAAATGGGCGTCGCGCAGGGCGGCATCTTTTTCGGCCTCGGGCAGTGGGCCGCAAAATTCAACGTGGTCTTCGACTTTTAACTCAGCGGCCAACCGGCGCAGCGCGGGTTCTTCCTGACCTTGACCGACGATTTTTAATTTCGCTTCCACTTCGTGTTCGCCAAGCAAACTCCACAACGCGGCGATGGCGTGATCCACTTGTTTGTTGGGCGCGAGGCGGGAGACGGTGATGAGCTGCAGCGGTTCATCGAGTTCCTTTTCCGGCAACGTCTCCAGCGCGCGGGTGTCCACGCCGTAAGGAATTTGCGTCACGGAATCAATGCCTTGTTCGTGCAACAGATCGCGCGTGTAAGTGCTCGCAGTCCAAAACGGCACGTCGCGATATTGGCGCAGCGTGAGGCCTTCCTGCCAACTCCCGATGCGGCTGAGTGGCCACGGATAAAACGCTTTCCAAATCGGGCCGAGCACTTCGTGAATGTAGGCGACGCATTTGTCGGTGCACCAAATGGGCGCGTACCACGGGATGCCGTGGTGCTGATCGATGACGAGATCGAAGGGCTTTTGCGTGGCGTGCCATTTGCGCGCGGCCATCCACGCGGTGAATTTGCCGCCACCGCGAATGACGTCAATCCCGTCAATGACCTCCGCCGGATCGCCTCCGTCAAATTCATTGGCAAACCACGTGACCTCGTGGCCGCGCTGCACCAAGCCGCGCAGATAAGCGTGGGTCACGCGCTCGGCGCCGCCGGCGAGTGGGTTGCGCGGGTCGCGCCAGTTGAGCATTAAAAATCGCACGCGGCGCAGTCTTCACCGTGGCGGGCGGGCGCGGCAATGAAAAAGCCCTTTGACCCGCGCGTCCATTTACCGAAAGATGAGCCCGCGCGCGAGTGGCGGAATTGGTAGACGCGCCGGATTTAGGTTCCGGTCTCGCAAGGGGTGGAGGTTCGAGTCCTCTCTCGCGTACCATTTTTTTGTTCACCGCGACTGCGATGAACCCCTTAATTCTTTGCAGCGAGGAGTTTTTTCAAAGCCGCTTCCATTTCGGGGACACTGAAACCGCGCGGGCCGCGCCCGCCTTGGTAAGCAATGCGGGCATCGGGGCCGATGATGTACAAGCGATCCGGAAACCCATCGAAAGCGCGCATCACGGAATTGTCGATGTCATCCACGAGCAGCGGAATGGTAAGATTCAAACCGGCTGAGCAGGCGGTGGCCACTTCCTTGCGGGCCAAAAAAGTCTTGGGCTGCTCAATCTGCACGTGGCGCGCGGGGCGACTGGAATCGGTGGGATGAGCCTCGCGGATGTACACCCAAACGAAGTCGGCTTGTTTACCAAAAGTTTCGTAAACTTTTTGGAGGCGCCCGGCCTCACGCGAAAAGGGGCCTCACGTGTAAGATCCAAACACCACGACGGTGTGGCGCTTGATTTTTGAAAAATCCAGCACGCGATCACCCGCCATAAATTGTGCGGAAACCTTGGGAGCAAGCGACCCCACTTGCACTCCGACACCGCCACCACCAATTGGCCGTTGACCTTGGCCGAAAAACCGTGCCCATTCTTCCAGCGTCACGTGACCGTCGGCTTGGGTGTCGGCTTTGTTGAAATCCGCCGCCTGCAGCAAGGTCGTCCATTCCTTGGCGGAAATTTTTTGATCCGCATTTGAATCGAGCCCGCGAAATAATTCCTGCGCCGCATCTCCACCACCGCCCTGCCCCGGACGTCGACCGCCCTGTTGCATTCGTGCGCGGCGCATGGCTTCCATTTCGGGTTGGGTGAGGAATCCGTTTTTGTCTTTGTCGAATTGGTCGAAGAAATTTTTTGGCCCGGGAAATTCCGCGCGCGAAAATTTGCCGTCGCCATTGGCATCCATCCGCTGACGAAACCCGCCCGCACCATTTTGCCGCGTTTGTGCCGGCAACAAGCCCGCGCTCAATATCAGTAGAACTCCAATTGCACGCATCACCCCATTGGACGTCGCTCCGCCTGAGTTGGATACATCCAATTTGCGCCCTTAACAGCCCGACCCTACGTGCTCACTTTTTAGGGGCCGGCGGCGCCTTAGCTGGCTTGCCTGACTGGGCTTTCAGGCATCGCTGCAACGTCATCAACGCCATCGCCGTGCCATATTGCTGGTGGTAATCGTAAAACGGAAAATCCCACCAACTGCCGTCTTTTTCCTGCAGTTTCATGATAATGGTGGCCATATGATCTTGCAGCCGGGGGCGCTCGGCGGCGGGCACGTGATCGAGGCACAGCGCGCCGTAGTAGTGGCCGTAATAATAAAAATAACCGGCCACCTGAAACCAAGCCTCGTGCGGGC encodes:
- a CDS encoding glycosyltransferase family 4 protein, encoding MRLLLVSFFYEHDHGGAEMVAREAAALLRRCAGWEVEVLCLAGGPDRGEPGMHRITLPRWCSQNAQAFKRTILFLPNRMLDRSLFRAAQNAGVRPENYDAIFCPDMNAIVLAHALADAADKPLFTWCQEVVPKRMDATATRAKLAPLINVWLRGRDAPWKKALAASTRVAGVSDFITDRCRAFAGDGNDDDKFTTLYQPVEDYFLRPPSRAVATDGPAKVLFYGRLSAEKGIDLLLAAWRKLQPHATLSILGMDGPLRPEVERATGDNIHLLQHVAHVDVPKLISQHDLVVCPSRVEESLCRTALEARLLERAIVASQSGAIPEVVNGYPLAHSTKIRTDDATAIENLINTLRAAMEGRHLLTDEERETEKSFREKFLPETFVHQFRRLTEI
- a CDS encoding class I SAM-dependent methyltransferase — translated: MSAHLYSGLTGKVRWFAKRFGWREIFLLPLRKLASPIVRPFLRPREFDYRDERLLCVYENYNVTWSNERCAEIPIARWHLAQTDGPILEIGNVLGHYGPHTHTVIDKYETAPNVINEDITEWETDERFAVILSISTFEHIGFDDDGGDSQEKIQAAIAACRALLAPDGRLVITVPLGYNPALDELIANNKLAANQAHFLLRHRRREWREASQTEAVGTKYGHPFPYANGLWVAEFSPTT
- a CDS encoding glycosyltransferase family 4 protein, whose translation is MRFLMLNWRDPRNPLAGGAERVTHAYLRGLVQRGHEVTWFANEFDGGDPAEVIDGIDVIRGGGKFTAWMAARKWHATQKPFDLVIDQHHGIPWYAPIWCTDKCVAYIHEVLGPIWKAFYPWPLSRIGSWQEGLTLRQYRDVPFWTASTYTRDLLHEQGIDSVTQIPYGVDTRALETLPEKELDEPLQLITVSRLAPNKQVDHAIAALWSLLGEHEVEAKLKIVGQGQEEPALRRLAAELKVEDHVEFCGPLPEAEKDAALRDAHFLLHTSLREGWGLNVIEANALGTPAIVYPTPGLVESTLHRQTGLVTDEESPTALAAMIADVQCHDGAYQDWRIAARDRAKEFHWDQVLPAACDQLEAWANGGEMDWGDDDDESDIDDDDE